One genomic window of Camelina sativa cultivar DH55 chromosome 5, Cs, whole genome shotgun sequence includes the following:
- the LOC104789654 gene encoding uncharacterized protein LOC104789654, which translates to MMIIVLTTQVEELLQARVVRASFLDVQETDPNQYEVRSGAYMNVVNLSQKKCSCCMFDVDKLPCIHAIAAAQTANVSRISKCHPYFRTEYLRLGYAKSVMSKDETCPLPNNVVEKRVKTPPVRTQSRRPKLTRAEGPFEIAMQSKRPRKAHCCGNCGHTGHNRQTCND; encoded by the exons ATGATGATAATTGTTCTAACAACTCAAGTTGAGGAGCTTCTCCAG GCCCGAGTTGTTAGAGCAAGTTTCCTAGATGTGCAAGAGACCGATCCGAACCAATACGAAGTTAGAAGCGGGGCATACATGAATGTGGTCAATCTATCACAAAAGAAGTGTTCTTGCTGTATGTTCGATGTTGATAAACTCCCGTGTATACATGCAATTGCTGCCGCACAGACTGCTAATGTCTCAAGGATTTCTAAGTGCCATCCATACTTTCGAACAGAGTATCTACGCCTTGGTTATGCGAAGTCAGTTATGTCGAAGGATGAAACATGCCCATTACCAAACAATGTCGTTGAGAAAAGAGTTAAAACACCACCGGTGAGGACTCAATCTAGAAGACCGAAGCTGACTAGAGCTGAAGGGCCATTCGAGATTGCCATGCAGAGTAAAAGGCCCAGGAAAGCCCATTGTTGTGGAAACTGTGGCCATACCGGCCACAATCGTCAAACATGCAATGATTGA
- the LOC104787714 gene encoding LOB domain-containing protein 40, protein MRMSCNGCRVLRKGCSDNCSIRPCLQWIKSAESQANATVFLAKFYGRAGLMNLLSTGPDHLRPGIFRSLLYEACGRIVNPIYGSVGLLWSGNWHLCQAAVEAVMRGSPVTPIACDAAVTSQAPPFNNNKLSDIRHVSSKDENVKRRSRGACKGERNVRSQSHESSLSHESPVSSEGTTTEEPKSWIGLELTLGLEPLARGSHVVVPMKKRKLERCGTSEDEDTCKIELGLVCSE, encoded by the exons ATGCGTATGAGCTGTAACGGATGTCGAGTTCTTCGAAAAGGCTGCAGTGACAACTGTAGCATAAGGCCTTGTCTTCAATGGATCAAATCCGCTGAATCTCAAGCCAACGCCACCGTCTTCCTAGCCAAATTCTATGGCCGTGCCGGCCTCATGAATCTTCTCAGTACCGGTCCTGACCATCTCCGTCCTG GAATATTTAGGTCATTGTTGTACGAAGCATGCGGGAGGATTGTGAATCCGATATATGGATCAGTTGGGTTATTGTGGTCTGGAAATTGGCATCTTTGTCAAGCGGCGGTAGAGGCAGTGATGAGAGGCTCTCCGGTGACTCCGATCGCTTGTGACGCGGCGGTTACGAGTCAGGCTCCTCCttttaacaacaacaagctTTCTGACATAAGACACGTGTCAAGCAAGGATGAGAATGTGAAGAGACGGAGCCGTGGTGCATGCAAGGGAGAGAGAAACGTGAGGTCACAGAGTCACGAGTCATCGCTTAGTCACGAGTCGCCAGTGTCGTCGGAAGGGACGACGACGGAGGAACCAAAGAGTTGGATCGGGCTTGAGCTGACTTTGGGGTTGGAGCCTTTGGCACGTGGGAGTCACGTGGTGGTGccgatgaaaaaaagaaagttggaGAGGTGTGGCACGTCTGAGGATGAGGACACGTGTAAGATTGAGCTCGGACTCGTGTGTAGTGAGTGA